In one Salipiger abyssi genomic region, the following are encoded:
- a CDS encoding cation diffusion facilitator family transporter, with protein MAFFRICRGHLSDKAAARWIDGEGHGKEERVMSSRGNPHAGHMPSGGRGMAISAWLTGVYFVIEMGIGLWTGSIAVISDAFHTFSAVGGVLVAIAAARLAKRPADETFSFGWYRSEIIGALVNGGFLLGMALVVIYMAAMRLGSPIDLPTGPMLIAAAGGLFTEVISLWLIWQQSKTDLNVRGALWHIIQTFVGSLLIIVTALVIKFTGFLLIDPILGMAFGVVLLWASWGILRDAARLLMEGTPDEVDLRGVIEALEAMDGVQDAHHVHAWTLTSGRNVFSGHLRVSQDADTQAVLKDANTMLKSDFGFFFVTLQIETRCLDESGAEKIDVTSGPAETVDEP; from the coding sequence ATGGCCTTTTTTAGGATCTGCCGAGGTCATCTGTCGGACAAGGCGGCCGCCCGCTGGATCGATGGTGAAGGACACGGCAAGGAGGAGAGAGTGATGAGTTCGCGTGGCAACCCGCACGCCGGCCACATGCCTTCGGGCGGTCGGGGCATGGCAATTTCGGCCTGGCTGACGGGCGTGTATTTCGTGATCGAGATGGGCATCGGCTTGTGGACCGGGTCGATCGCGGTAATCTCGGACGCGTTTCATACCTTTTCGGCTGTCGGCGGCGTGCTGGTCGCAATTGCCGCGGCTCGGCTTGCCAAGCGCCCGGCAGACGAAACCTTCAGTTTCGGCTGGTATCGCTCGGAGATCATCGGTGCGCTGGTCAACGGTGGCTTTCTGCTCGGCATGGCACTGGTCGTCATCTACATGGCCGCGATGCGCCTCGGGTCGCCGATAGACCTGCCGACCGGGCCGATGCTGATCGCGGCCGCGGGCGGGCTCTTCACCGAGGTGATCTCGCTCTGGCTGATCTGGCAGCAGAGCAAGACCGACCTCAACGTGCGTGGCGCTCTCTGGCACATCATCCAGACCTTCGTCGGGAGCCTTCTGATCATCGTAACGGCACTGGTCATCAAGTTTACTGGATTCTTACTGATCGACCCGATCCTCGGCATGGCATTCGGGGTCGTGCTGCTATGGGCGAGCTGGGGCATCCTGCGCGACGCGGCGCGGCTGCTGATGGAGGGCACGCCCGACGAGGTGGATTTGCGAGGGGTGATCGAGGCGCTGGAGGCAATGGACGGAGTGCAGGATGCCCATCATGTCCACGCCTGGACTCTGACCAGCGGGCGCAACGTGTTTTCCGGACATCTGAGGGTTTCTCAAGACGCCGATACGCAGGCAGTGCTGAAAGATGCGAATACGATGTTGAAATCGGATTTCGGTTTCTTCTTCGTCACTCTTCAGATCGAAACCCGGTGCCTGGATGAGAGCGGCGCCGAGAAGATCGACGTGACCAGTGGCCCTGCCGAGACAGTAGACGAACCATGA
- the ccmI gene encoding c-type cytochrome biogenesis protein CcmI, with product MIWVAFLVMALVATAFALFPIFRPDTAAVVRSDAIPAVLADQLEEVRRDLDRGLISAAEAKAAELEIKKRILSVVRRTTSEEHGPGAGGGRAGAILAALFVPLMAFGYYTVNGAPDVPALAFAERAPERAEEARIVDMAQQLHDRLQNDPNGGASEGWMLLGQTYMRMQRFEDAVRAFETVADRSDATSATWSMLAEALIGANAGTVVPRAEAAIEQALEIDAMNPAATFYAALAESQGGDDAKAYDLLTTRLTEANGYAAWMDSYVARINRLAQETGKPRVAVSDYASEAPRGPSAADVAAARDMSEGDRADFIRSMVDRLASRLEAEPDDLDGWMRLGNAYKVLNERKNAIEAYSRAQELLEAAAQDDPRRQIVEKALRDLQG from the coding sequence ATGATCTGGGTTGCTTTCCTTGTGATGGCTCTTGTCGCGACAGCTTTCGCGCTCTTTCCGATCTTCAGGCCGGATACGGCGGCCGTCGTTCGCTCCGACGCGATCCCGGCGGTGCTCGCCGATCAGCTGGAAGAAGTCCGGCGTGATCTGGACCGTGGTCTTATTTCCGCCGCCGAAGCCAAGGCTGCGGAGCTGGAGATCAAGAAACGCATTCTGTCTGTCGTTCGCAGAACAACGAGTGAAGAACATGGTCCCGGCGCAGGCGGCGGACGGGCCGGCGCGATCCTTGCCGCGCTTTTCGTCCCGCTCATGGCCTTTGGATACTACACCGTGAACGGGGCTCCTGACGTCCCGGCCCTGGCATTCGCGGAGAGGGCCCCCGAGCGCGCGGAGGAGGCCCGGATCGTGGACATGGCGCAGCAACTCCATGATCGCTTGCAGAACGATCCGAATGGCGGCGCGAGCGAAGGCTGGATGCTTCTCGGTCAGACCTACATGCGGATGCAGCGCTTCGAGGACGCCGTGAGGGCCTTCGAGACGGTCGCGGATCGCTCGGATGCAACCTCGGCGACCTGGTCGATGCTGGCAGAAGCCTTGATCGGGGCCAACGCCGGGACGGTGGTTCCGCGCGCAGAGGCGGCAATCGAACAAGCCCTGGAGATCGACGCAATGAACCCGGCGGCCACATTCTACGCCGCGCTGGCCGAAAGCCAGGGAGGCGACGATGCCAAGGCCTACGATCTGCTCACGACCCGCTTGACGGAAGCGAACGGATATGCGGCCTGGATGGATAGCTACGTGGCCCGGATCAATCGTCTCGCACAGGAGACAGGCAAGCCGCGCGTCGCGGTTTCGGACTACGCGTCCGAAGCTCCGCGCGGTCCCAGTGCCGCAGACGTTGCGGCGGCGCGCGACATGTCCGAGGGCGACAGAGCCGACTTTATCAGGTCTATGGTCGATCGTCTTGCATCCCGGCTGGAAGCGGAACCGGACGACCTGGACGGGTGGATGAGGCTTGGCAATGCCTACAAGGTCCTGAACGAGCGCAAGAACGCCATCGAGGCCTACAGCCGTGCGCAGGAACTGCTGGAAGCCGCGGCTCAAGACGACCCTCGAAGACAGATCGTCGAGAAAGCTCTCCGGGATCTCCAGGGGTGA
- a CDS encoding cytochrome c-type biogenesis protein — protein sequence MIRALFLIIMLGLPGLANAVEPDEMLADPNLEARAREISRELRCVVCQNQDIDSSNAGVARDLRLLVRERLTAGDSDTEVIDFVRARYGDFVLFKPPFKPQTYALWIAPFALPAAAFVIGGILLWRARRPASVEDLSDEEEALVAEVLARHGRRDEK from the coding sequence ATGATCCGGGCCCTGTTTCTGATCATCATGCTGGGGTTGCCTGGGCTGGCGAATGCCGTGGAGCCGGACGAGATGCTGGCTGACCCGAACCTCGAAGCGCGGGCCCGCGAGATATCGAGGGAGCTGCGCTGCGTCGTCTGTCAGAACCAGGATATAGACAGTTCGAATGCAGGCGTAGCGCGCGACCTTCGCCTTCTGGTGCGCGAGCGGTTGACGGCGGGCGACAGCGACACGGAGGTCATCGACTTCGTCCGCGCCCGCTATGGTGATTTCGTCCTGTTCAAACCTCCGTTCAAACCGCAGACCTACGCGCTCTGGATCGCGCCGTTCGCTCTGCCCGCTGCCGCATTCGTGATTGGCGGAATACTCCTCTGGAGAGCACGGCGACCCGCTTCGGTCGAGGACCTCAGCGATGAGGAAGAGGCGCTCGTCGCCGAGGTCCTCGCAAGACATGGTAGGAGAGACGAAAAATGA
- a CDS encoding DsbE family thiol:disulfide interchange protein: protein MKRLFAVVPLVVAVVLGGFFLWGLNPERDPSEIPSVLISQPAPEFDLPSVPGVDVPGLGRADLTDTPGPVVINVFASWCVPCKAEHAVLTRFVERYGLRLFGINYKDEPKDAATWLSDLGNPYARIGSDRSGRAGIEWGISGVPETFIVGRDGTVLYRYVGPIVGEEAVAKFTTALTQAGALDRELGS from the coding sequence ATGAAACGCCTGTTTGCAGTGGTGCCGTTGGTTGTCGCCGTAGTGCTCGGAGGATTTTTCCTCTGGGGGCTGAATCCCGAACGCGACCCGAGCGAAATTCCGTCGGTCCTGATTTCGCAGCCCGCACCGGAATTCGATCTGCCTTCCGTTCCCGGTGTCGATGTGCCGGGCCTGGGGCGCGCAGACCTGACGGACACCCCGGGCCCCGTGGTCATCAACGTCTTCGCCTCGTGGTGCGTCCCGTGCAAGGCCGAGCATGCCGTGCTGACGCGGTTCGTCGAGCGTTACGGCCTGCGTCTCTTCGGGATCAATTACAAGGACGAACCCAAGGACGCCGCGACCTGGCTCTCGGATCTGGGCAACCCCTACGCGCGGATCGGCTCGGATCGTTCAGGACGCGCGGGCATCGAATGGGGCATATCCGGCGTCCCCGAAACCTTCATCGTCGGCCGCGATGGGACGGTGCTCTACCGCTATGTCGGCCCCATCGTGGGGGAGGAGGCTGTCGCGAAGTTCACCACCGCACTGACCCAGGCCGGGGCCCTTGACCGGGAGTTGGGCTCATGA
- a CDS encoding heme lyase CcmF/NrfE family subunit produces MIPEIGHFALALALSLAVVQSVMPILGASRGNVRWMQSARSSAIGQVFFVGVAFAALMRSFVVSDFTVRNVAENSHSLKPLLFKIAGTWGSHEGSLLLWVLILTVFGAGVAVLGSNIPAATKARTLSVQAWISVGFLSFLLFTSNPFDRVFPPPADGSDLNPLLQDVGLAMHPPLLYFGYVGFSIVFSFAVAALIEGRIDAAWARWVRPWTLAAWMSLTAGIALGSWWAYYELGWGGWWFWDPVENVSFMPWLLGTALLHSAIVTEKRDAFKSWTILLAILTFSLSLLGTFIVRSGLLTSVHAFAVDPERGIYILGLLALSIGGSLTLYAWRAPVMEGGGLFRPISREAGLLVNNLILAAATGTVLFGTLYPLLLEALTGDKISVGPPFFNAAFVPMMLVLGLFMGAGPFLSWKRADLAGVLQRIRFVAGLAVLVTLAVWYLISGGPFLAYVSILIAVWLLLATLREWALRIKFMEAPLSETLRRARNLPRASHGMTLAHVGLAVAMIGMIGSSAWKSEEIVFVTPGTDVTIAGFDVTFTGAERLRGPNYIADRGRLEVRRDGEPVTTLYPERRSYPVAQSTTTESAIRSTLAGDLYASISEPASEEAASGEAWTLRILYEPLVNFIWLGALMLVAGGALSLSDRRLRVGVPRRTRPHGDLRLPAE; encoded by the coding sequence ATGATACCTGAAATCGGGCATTTCGCCCTCGCGTTGGCCTTGTCCCTCGCTGTGGTCCAGAGCGTCATGCCAATCCTCGGGGCCTCACGCGGCAACGTGCGGTGGATGCAGTCTGCCCGGTCTTCCGCGATCGGGCAGGTGTTTTTCGTTGGAGTGGCCTTCGCGGCGCTGATGCGGTCATTCGTGGTCAGCGACTTCACCGTCAGGAACGTGGCGGAGAACTCGCATTCCCTGAAGCCACTGCTGTTCAAGATCGCGGGGACCTGGGGCAGTCACGAAGGCTCGTTACTTCTTTGGGTGCTGATCCTGACGGTATTCGGTGCCGGCGTGGCCGTGCTGGGATCGAACATCCCGGCAGCCACGAAGGCGCGCACGCTGTCCGTGCAGGCCTGGATCAGCGTCGGGTTCCTGTCTTTCCTGCTGTTCACCTCCAATCCGTTCGACCGCGTATTCCCGCCTCCCGCGGACGGCAGCGACCTCAATCCCCTGCTGCAGGACGTGGGGCTCGCGATGCATCCGCCCTTGCTCTATTTCGGCTATGTCGGGTTCTCGATCGTGTTTTCCTTCGCCGTCGCGGCCCTGATCGAGGGACGCATCGATGCCGCCTGGGCGAGATGGGTCCGGCCCTGGACCCTGGCCGCATGGATGAGCCTGACCGCGGGGATCGCCCTTGGGTCGTGGTGGGCCTATTACGAGCTGGGCTGGGGCGGCTGGTGGTTCTGGGATCCGGTCGAGAACGTCAGCTTTATGCCCTGGTTGCTCGGCACGGCACTCCTGCATTCGGCCATCGTGACCGAGAAACGCGATGCATTCAAAAGCTGGACCATTCTCCTGGCCATCCTGACGTTCTCGCTGTCGCTTCTGGGCACCTTCATCGTGCGCTCGGGGCTGCTAACCTCGGTCCATGCCTTCGCCGTGGATCCGGAGCGGGGGATCTACATCCTCGGGCTCCTGGCCCTTTCCATCGGCGGCTCGCTGACGCTCTACGCTTGGCGCGCGCCGGTCATGGAGGGCGGCGGATTGTTCCGTCCAATCAGCCGCGAGGCCGGGCTTTTGGTCAATAATCTGATCCTGGCGGCCGCAACCGGAACCGTCCTGTTCGGAACCTTGTATCCCTTGCTCCTCGAGGCCCTCACGGGCGACAAGATCTCCGTCGGACCGCCCTTCTTCAACGCGGCGTTCGTGCCCATGATGCTCGTGCTCGGCCTTTTCATGGGTGCCGGCCCCTTCCTGTCATGGAAGCGCGCGGATCTTGCCGGCGTTCTTCAACGGATCCGGTTCGTCGCCGGGCTGGCGGTTCTTGTCACGCTCGCCGTCTGGTACCTGATCAGCGGCGGTCCTTTCCTGGCCTATGTTTCCATTCTGATCGCGGTATGGCTGCTTCTGGCGACTCTCCGGGAATGGGCGTTGCGGATCAAATTCATGGAAGCTCCTCTGAGCGAGACGCTGCGCCGGGCGCGCAATCTGCCGCGTGCATCGCACGGCATGACGCTGGCGCACGTCGGCCTCGCCGTGGCAATGATCGGCATGATCGGATCAAGCGCTTGGAAGAGCGAAGAGATCGTCTTCGTCACGCCGGGGACCGACGTAACGATCGCCGGATTCGACGTGACCTTTACCGGTGCCGAGCGTCTGCGCGGCCCGAATTACATCGCGGATCGCGGCAGGCTCGAGGTCCGGCGAGACGGCGAGCCGGTGACAACGCTCTACCCGGAGCGGCGGAGCTATCCCGTGGCGCAAAGCACGACCACGGAATCCGCGATCCGGTCGACACTTGCGGGCGACCTTTATGCTTCGATCAGTGAGCCCGCCTCGGAAGAGGCGGCCAGCGGCGAAGCCTGGACGCTGCGCATTCTCTACGAACCGCTGGTCAATTTCATCTGGCTCGGTGCCTTGATGCTGGTGGCAGGCGGCGCGCTCTCGCTATCGGATCGGAGGCTGCGCGTGGGGGTGCCGCGTCGAACCCGCCCCCATGGCGACCTGCGCCTGCCTGCAGAATAG
- a CDS encoding SHOCT domain-containing protein has translation MTFKLWSMTALASLAASPALADPDGSWDGHMMWGGGYGVFGGLMMLVFWGVIIALIVLAVHWLRDNSGIGGKSSDALETLRQRLAKGEIDEEEFRRRKAALEE, from the coding sequence ATGACCTTCAAACTCTGGAGCATGACCGCCCTTGCGAGCCTTGCCGCCTCGCCGGCCCTGGCCGATCCCGACGGTTCATGGGACGGGCACATGATGTGGGGCGGCGGCTACGGCGTCTTCGGCGGCCTGATGATGCTGGTCTTCTGGGGCGTGATCATCGCCCTGATCGTGCTGGCGGTTCACTGGCTGCGCGACAACAGCGGCATCGGCGGCAAGTCCTCGGACGCGCTCGAAACCCTGCGTCAGCGGCTGGCGAAAGGTGAAATCGACGAAGAGGAGTTCCGGCGGCGGAAGGCCGCGCTCGAGGAGTGA
- a CDS encoding ATP-binding protein, with translation MISRHISSLRVQLILLVVAALVAGQLVSLFLFADERSLAIRAALGFEAAGRAANVARLIEEAPSDLHPSIVRAANSPLVRFDLSGIASVQHSDHSDGGLVEARIRTLLDDSYSRDIRVELHEVEGQLMPLPNLSREMTDMHMAMMRGELTAVEMNLSIAIRGGQWLNVGTRFERPPIQWPLYSMLTFAMSAGLLLVVVIWFVMTRLTGPLRRLARATDSLGRGEDVAELPVAGPTEVRDLTGAFNRMQDRLTRFVGDRTRMLAALGHDLRSPLTAMRVQAEMVDDTETRDSLVASVEEMQGMVDATLTFARGLTGSEPPETVDLHDFLQALCADMPGGFAIDAGPRIEARLRPNAMRRALRNLIENAIRYGGGATVGWHRQGDTLVVTVEDDGPGIPRDKLEKVFDPFYRIEESRSLETGGHGLGLSIARTIVQAHGGDITLENRETGGLRAAISIPLAPKPPEERRER, from the coding sequence GTGATCTCGCGACATATCAGTTCACTGCGGGTCCAGTTGATTCTGCTCGTCGTCGCGGCACTTGTCGCGGGCCAACTGGTCAGCCTGTTTCTCTTTGCCGATGAGCGAAGCCTTGCGATCCGCGCCGCCCTGGGGTTCGAGGCGGCAGGCCGGGCGGCGAACGTGGCGCGGCTGATCGAGGAGGCGCCGTCCGACCTTCACCCTTCGATCGTCAGGGCCGCGAATTCGCCGCTCGTGCGCTTCGATCTGTCCGGAATCGCATCGGTTCAGCATTCGGATCATTCCGACGGCGGTCTTGTCGAGGCCCGGATCCGGACCCTGCTCGACGACAGCTACAGCCGCGATATCCGTGTCGAACTGCACGAGGTCGAAGGCCAACTGATGCCGTTGCCGAACCTGTCGCGTGAAATGACCGACATGCACATGGCGATGATGCGGGGCGAATTGACGGCGGTCGAGATGAACCTCTCCATCGCGATCCGGGGCGGACAGTGGCTGAACGTCGGAACCCGGTTCGAGCGTCCGCCGATCCAGTGGCCGCTTTACTCGATGCTGACCTTCGCCATGTCGGCGGGGCTTCTGCTCGTCGTGGTGATCTGGTTCGTCATGACGCGCCTGACCGGCCCGTTGCGGCGGCTGGCCCGAGCGACCGACAGCCTTGGCCGGGGCGAGGACGTGGCCGAGCTTCCCGTGGCGGGACCGACCGAAGTGCGCGACCTGACCGGGGCCTTCAACCGCATGCAGGACCGCCTGACGCGGTTCGTGGGCGACCGGACGCGGATGCTGGCCGCGCTGGGGCACGACCTGCGCTCGCCGCTGACCGCCATGCGCGTGCAGGCCGAGATGGTCGACGACACCGAGACGCGCGACAGCCTCGTCGCCTCGGTCGAGGAAATGCAGGGCATGGTCGATGCGACGCTGACCTTCGCGCGCGGGTTGACCGGGTCCGAGCCGCCCGAGACCGTCGATCTGCACGACTTCCTCCAGGCCCTGTGCGCGGACATGCCCGGCGGGTTCGCCATCGACGCCGGCCCCCGGATCGAAGCGCGCCTGCGGCCGAATGCCATGCGGCGGGCGCTGCGCAACCTGATCGAGAACGCCATCCGCTACGGGGGCGGCGCCACAGTCGGTTGGCATCGCCAGGGCGATACCCTCGTGGTGACGGTCGAGGACGATGGTCCCGGCATTCCCCGGGACAAGCTCGAGAAGGTCTTCGACCCCTTCTACCGGATCGAGGAGTCGCGCTCGCTCGAAACCGGGGGGCACGGCCTGGGCCTGTCGATCGCGCGGACAATCGTCCAGGCGCATGGCGGTGACATCACGCTCGAAAACCGGGAAACCGGCGGGCTGCGCGCGGCGATCTCGATCCCGCTCGCCCCGAAACCACCTGAAGAAAGGAGAGAACGATGA
- a CDS encoding response regulator, with protein sequence MGQPPHILVVDDHAQIRESVTRYLAKNGMRATAAKDAADMDAKLAAGHFDLVVLDVMMPGEDGLSACRRLAAEGAVPVIMLTALGEEPDRIAGLEIGADDYLAKPFNPRELLARIRSVLRRSSRGEPLAGKLAGRRVRFEHLVLDTDRQILVDDEQGEIPLTDSEFRLLVVMLERARMVLSRDQLLDLTAGRTAGPLDRTIDNQISRLRRKIEPDVLRPRIIRTVRNGGYCLATDVEEQA encoded by the coding sequence ATGGGCCAGCCTCCGCATATTCTTGTCGTGGACGATCACGCGCAGATCCGCGAGAGCGTGACGCGCTATCTCGCGAAGAACGGGATGCGCGCGACCGCGGCGAAGGACGCCGCCGACATGGATGCGAAGCTCGCGGCCGGTCATTTCGATCTCGTCGTTCTGGACGTGATGATGCCCGGCGAAGACGGGCTCTCGGCTTGCCGCAGGCTGGCCGCCGAGGGCGCGGTGCCGGTCATCATGCTGACCGCTCTCGGAGAAGAGCCGGACCGTATCGCAGGGCTCGAGATCGGGGCCGACGACTACCTCGCCAAGCCGTTCAACCCGCGCGAACTGCTGGCCCGGATCAGGTCGGTCCTGCGGCGGAGCAGCCGGGGTGAGCCCCTCGCCGGCAAGCTGGCCGGGCGGAGGGTGCGGTTCGAGCATCTCGTGCTCGACACCGACCGGCAGATCCTCGTCGACGACGAACAGGGCGAGATCCCTCTCACCGACTCCGAGTTCCGGCTGCTGGTCGTCATGCTCGAGCGCGCGCGGATGGTGCTGAGCCGCGACCAGCTGCTCGACCTGACGGCCGGCCGCACGGCGGGACCGCTCGACCGGACGATCGACAACCAGATCAGCCGCCTGCGCCGCAAGATCGAGCCGGATGTCCTGCGTCCGAGGATCATCAGGACGGTGCGCAACGGCGGCTATTGCCTGGCCACGGACGTGGAGGAGCAGGCGTGA
- a CDS encoding calcium-binding protein, translated as MPTLARTASILAITVLTTGAALADSGHHDRDGSGPRMGADEPRMGRDAMPMGGDGHEMMEHMMRMMMQMHGSDAMGPGTGMGFMGGPGMGGMSMMDRDMMQMMMGPDMMNDMPGQMMQSRLEDYDAGGDGALNLDEFAEWHAAMLRETMVDRFQHLDADGDGTITSGEMKALAGRVARMRGGEPDRRPMMQGDDTGDRPMMQGMPDQN; from the coding sequence ATGCCGACACTGGCACGAACAGCAAGCATTCTCGCGATCACCGTGCTGACCACCGGAGCAGCCCTGGCCGACAGCGGCCACCACGATCGCGATGGCTCGGGGCCTCGCATGGGCGCCGACGAGCCGCGCATGGGCCGCGACGCCATGCCGATGGGCGGCGACGGGCACGAGATGATGGAGCACATGATGCGCATGATGATGCAGATGCACGGCTCGGACGCGATGGGCCCGGGCACGGGCATGGGGTTCATGGGCGGCCCCGGCATGGGCGGAATGTCCATGATGGACCGCGACATGATGCAGATGATGATGGGACCGGACATGATGAACGACATGCCCGGCCAGATGATGCAGTCGCGCCTCGAGGACTACGACGCGGGTGGCGACGGCGCGCTGAACCTCGACGAGTTCGCCGAGTGGCACGCCGCGATGCTGCGCGAGACCATGGTCGACCGCTTCCAGCATCTTGACGCGGACGGTGATGGCACGATCACCTCCGGGGAAATGAAGGCCCTCGCCGGCCGCGTGGCCCGGATGCGCGGCGGCGAGCCTGACAGGCGGCCGATGATGCAGGGCGATGACACGGGCGACCGCCCGATGATGCAGGGCATGCCGGACCAGAACTGA
- a CDS encoding DUF302 domain-containing protein — MSYTHDRLLKGVSIDDAEARLRASLSDAGFGVLTEIDVRETMKKKIGAEMDGYRILGACNPKMAYEAIGIEPRVGAMLPCNVILRETDGGTEISAIDPVASMTAIDNDDLHTVAGQVRDMLIGAVDAA; from the coding sequence ATGAGCTACACGCACGACCGCCTGCTGAAAGGCGTCTCCATCGACGATGCCGAGGCGCGCCTCCGCGCGTCGCTCTCGGATGCCGGCTTTGGCGTCCTGACCGAAATCGACGTCCGGGAGACGATGAAGAAGAAGATCGGCGCCGAAATGGACGGCTACCGCATCCTCGGCGCCTGCAACCCGAAGATGGCCTACGAGGCGATCGGGATCGAGCCCCGCGTCGGCGCGATGCTACCCTGCAACGTGATCCTGCGCGAGACCGATGGCGGGACCGAGATCAGCGCGATCGACCCCGTCGCCTCGATGACGGCCATCGACAACGACGACCTGCACACCGTCGCCGGCCAGGTCCGCGACATGCTGATCGGTGCCGTCGATGCCGCCTGA
- a CDS encoding ion channel, protein MAIQSTFIGLLLLHVAEILGLAAANRWLLGWDGLGGPASAPLSWADLIYLTGVNFTTLGYTQIELAGDIRIVTMLQSLGGFMILTWSATYLFTVCQRSWRRAENE, encoded by the coding sequence ATGGCGATACAGTCGACCTTCATCGGTCTGCTGCTTCTCCACGTCGCCGAGATCCTTGGCCTCGCCGCGGCGAACCGGTGGCTGCTGGGCTGGGACGGCCTGGGCGGACCCGCCTCCGCCCCCCTGTCCTGGGCCGACCTCATCTACCTGACCGGGGTGAACTTCACCACGCTGGGCTACACGCAGATCGAGCTCGCCGGTGACATCAGGATCGTGACCATGCTTCAATCCCTGGGCGGCTTCATGATCCTGACCTGGTCGGCCACCTACCTCTTCACCGTGTGCCAGAGGAGCTGGCGACGCGCCGAGAACGAATGA
- a CDS encoding TVP38/TMEM64 family protein — translation MTEATGKRTLRIVAAGAGVLLLAALVVAWLAGWPPDGLDRETVARWVAGAGPWGPLAVIGLMTAAVVASPLPSAPIALAAGAAYGHYAGAAYVALGSELGAVSAFLIARGAGRGAVERMLGDKRDYGLLGSQNALTLTVFVSRLLPFVSFDAMSYAAGLSRLHFWRFALATLAGILPASFVLAHFGSVAVQGDFGTAEWIALGLGLLTAVPLVLLALRGGTGANRRQTEQIQDKEHIR, via the coding sequence ATGACGGAAGCCACGGGGAAGCGGACACTCAGGATCGTCGCGGCGGGCGCCGGGGTCCTGCTGCTGGCCGCGTTGGTCGTGGCCTGGCTGGCCGGCTGGCCACCCGATGGCCTCGACCGTGAGACCGTCGCCCGCTGGGTCGCGGGCGCCGGACCGTGGGGGCCGCTTGCCGTGATCGGCCTGATGACGGCGGCGGTCGTGGCCAGCCCGCTGCCCAGTGCGCCGATCGCGCTCGCCGCCGGGGCGGCCTACGGACATTACGCGGGTGCGGCCTATGTCGCGCTCGGCTCCGAGCTCGGCGCGGTCTCGGCCTTTCTCATCGCGCGCGGGGCCGGCCGCGGCGCGGTCGAGCGCATGCTCGGCGACAAGCGCGACTACGGCCTGCTCGGCTCGCAGAACGCGCTGACGCTGACCGTCTTCGTCAGCCGCCTGCTGCCCTTCGTGTCCTTCGACGCGATGAGCTACGCCGCCGGGCTGAGCCGCCTGCACTTCTGGCGCTTCGCGCTGGCCACCCTGGCCGGGATCCTGCCGGCCAGCTTCGTGCTCGCGCATTTCGGCAGCGTGGCCGTGCAGGGCGATTTCGGCACGGCGGAATGGATCGCCCTCGGCCTCGGGCTGCTGACCGCGGTGCCGCTGGTGCTGCTCGCCCTGCGCGGCGGAACGGGCGCGAACCGACGGCAGACCGAACAGATACAGGACAAGGAACACATCAGATGA